Proteins encoded by one window of Candidatus Nitrosocosmicus hydrocola:
- a CDS encoding RNA polymerase Rbp10 has protein sequence MSNEVMGAVTYECMSCGTNVTAEELSYLPEIKCICGFRVFRKVRQPIIKQLKAI, from the coding sequence ATGAGTAACGAAGTCATGGGTGCAGTAACCTATGAGTGCATGTCTTGTGGTACAAACGTAACTGCAGAGGAATTATCTTACCTTCCTGAAATAAAATGCATTTGTGGATTTAGAGTATTTAGAAAAGTCAGGCAACCAATAATTAAACAATTAAAAGCGATTTAA
- a CDS encoding NAD(P)H-hydrate dehydratase: MKNYSIVDSDLVNKIILPRSKQSRKGDNGITLIVGGSRIYHGAPLLSSIAALRSGTDLVYTAIPKINLSPSRNFSADLIFVPFPDDKLTSGAVRRLLNTIPKKIGAAGIGMGLSFSKSQSLLTLIDGLIKQDARLLIDAGALIPEILSHIVNTRTVITPHAGEFKRLFGDLPTEVLDEQIRLVTKKAKEHGLVITLKGFWNIVSDGDQTFVSQRTTPAMTVGGTGDILSGLVAGYLTKYDSIHACILGLYFNGLAGLNIFNKLGLHMVASDLLAELPSVMKDFDKISD; encoded by the coding sequence ATGAAAAATTATTCGATTGTGGATTCAGATCTAGTTAATAAAATTATTCTTCCCCGTAGTAAACAGTCTCGAAAAGGTGATAACGGAATAACACTCATCGTTGGAGGAAGTCGAATTTATCATGGTGCACCATTATTATCCTCAATTGCCGCTCTTAGGAGCGGTACTGATCTAGTGTATACTGCGATCCCAAAAATCAATTTATCTCCGTCTAGGAATTTTTCTGCAGATTTAATTTTCGTTCCGTTTCCAGACGATAAATTGACTAGCGGAGCAGTTAGGAGACTATTAAATACAATACCTAAAAAAATTGGTGCTGCTGGAATCGGAATGGGATTGAGTTTCTCAAAATCTCAATCCCTATTGACACTAATCGATGGGTTGATCAAACAAGATGCTCGACTACTGATAGATGCAGGAGCACTAATCCCTGAAATATTAAGTCATATTGTAAATACCAGAACTGTTATCACTCCGCATGCGGGGGAATTCAAGCGGTTATTTGGCGATCTTCCCACAGAAGTTCTGGATGAACAGATAAGGCTTGTTACTAAGAAGGCAAAGGAACATGGACTTGTCATAACCTTAAAGGGATTTTGGAATATCGTTTCAGATGGTGATCAGACATTTGTTAGTCAGAGAACAACACCTGCAATGACTGTAGGAGGAACCGGAGACATTCTTTCCGGACTGGTAGCGGGGTATCTTACCAAATATGACTCAATCCATGCTTGTATCTTGGGGTTATACTTTAACGGACTTGCCGGACTAAATATTTTCAATAAGTTGGGATTGCATATGGTTGCTTCAGATTTATTGGCTGAGCTGCCCAGCGTTATGAAGGATTTCGATAAAATCAGCGACTAA
- a CDS encoding phosphomannose isomerase type II C-terminal cupin domain produces the protein MIDVYVEERPWGKFEKFVENQKCTVKLLHLNPKSQTSLQLHHKREEWWKIIKGVISVEHDGQKKTLSENDTIYICKGSKHRIINLDSPSTILEISFGEFEESDIVRIEDIYNRNSS, from the coding sequence ATGATTGACGTTTATGTAGAGGAGAGACCTTGGGGGAAGTTCGAAAAATTTGTTGAAAATCAAAAATGTACCGTGAAGCTATTACACCTGAATCCAAAATCTCAAACTAGTTTACAATTGCACCACAAGAGAGAAGAGTGGTGGAAAATAATCAAAGGGGTAATTTCAGTAGAACATGATGGTCAAAAAAAGACTTTGAGTGAAAACGACACCATTTATATCTGTAAAGGGTCTAAACATAGAATAATTAATTTGGATTCTCCTTCTACTATTTTAGAGATATCCTTTGGCGAATTTGAAGAATCAGACATCGTAAGAATCGAAGATATATACAATAGAAATTCAAGTTAA
- a CDS encoding AAA family ATPase, translating to MTLAPQELENTASKFAAEAIKLDSQGSHSSAISSYQRATEALIKLVQIYPEYKLNRVYLERASAYQNRIKSIQMANGILDEDKQQNYSSSELKEPTTINNHSSSMNSKLINNTNQLKINNPQINSHHNSNSIRPNPNSNNGNLVQELSKELENLVLKEKPMVTWREVIGLDDAKRAIRESIVYPTKRADLFPLGWPRGILLFGPPGCGKTLLAAAAAAEIHGYFINIDAASMMSKWLGEAEKNISKLFTFARALHEKEKIPILLFIDEIDSLLGTRNGEVGGEVRVKNQFLTEMDGINGKSKESFLYVIGATNKPWSLESGFLRRFQKRIYVTLPDVASRKNLFKQYTAKLARDQTVKVDDLAKLSEAYSASDIKDICQSAQLKVVNELFEEGEPMDENTLPRELTLLDFKEMFKVRKPSVSAEMIRAYLRWSEQFKAL from the coding sequence ATGACACTTGCACCACAGGAATTAGAGAATACTGCAAGTAAATTTGCAGCCGAGGCTATAAAGCTAGATTCTCAGGGGTCGCATTCCTCCGCAATTAGCTCTTATCAACGGGCTACCGAGGCGCTCATAAAATTGGTTCAAATTTACCCAGAATATAAGCTGAATAGAGTTTATTTGGAAAGAGCAAGTGCATATCAAAATAGGATAAAGTCCATCCAAATGGCCAACGGGATATTAGACGAAGATAAACAGCAAAATTATTCAAGTTCGGAATTGAAAGAACCCACAACAATTAACAATCATTCATCTTCAATGAATTCCAAACTTATTAACAATACGAATCAGCTTAAGATTAACAATCCTCAAATTAACAGTCACCACAATAGTAATAGTATCCGACCTAACCCAAATAGCAATAATGGTAACCTAGTACAAGAATTAAGTAAAGAGCTTGAAAATCTAGTACTCAAAGAAAAACCTATGGTCACTTGGAGGGAAGTCATCGGTTTAGATGATGCCAAGAGAGCCATAAGAGAATCTATAGTTTATCCTACCAAGCGAGCGGATTTGTTTCCCTTGGGGTGGCCGCGTGGGATACTGCTTTTTGGACCTCCGGGATGCGGCAAAACTCTACTAGCAGCAGCAGCGGCCGCAGAAATACACGGTTATTTTATAAATATCGACGCAGCGTCTATGATGAGCAAATGGTTAGGAGAAGCAGAAAAGAATATTTCGAAACTTTTTACTTTTGCAAGAGCACTGCATGAGAAGGAGAAAATACCAATATTGTTATTTATTGATGAAATAGACTCCCTACTTGGCACCCGCAATGGAGAGGTTGGTGGAGAAGTTCGAGTCAAAAATCAATTCTTAACAGAAATGGATGGTATCAATGGAAAATCAAAGGAGTCATTTCTATACGTGATCGGAGCAACGAACAAACCTTGGAGTTTAGAGTCTGGATTTTTGAGAAGATTTCAAAAGAGAATATATGTTACTCTACCTGATGTTGCCTCACGCAAAAATCTTTTCAAACAGTATACTGCAAAACTAGCTCGAGACCAGACGGTAAAAGTGGATGATTTAGCAAAGCTTTCTGAGGCTTACAGCGCTAGTGATATAAAAGACATTTGTCAATCGGCACAATTAAAAGTTGTAAACGAACTTTTCGAAGAAGGAGAACCAATGGATGAAAATACTCTTCCAAGGGAACTGACCTTGTTAGACTTTAAGGAAATGTTTAAGGTGAGAAAGCCAAGTGTTAGTGCGGAAATGATTCGTGCATATTTGCGCTGGAGTGAACAGTTTAAGGCACTATGA
- the ppa gene encoding inorganic diphosphatase, with protein MNNIDQIGSGKNPPTNINVVIEIPQNSNIKYEVDSESGILFVDRKLHTSMVYPFNYGFIPKTKEEDGDPIDILVMSNDAFSPLSVVRSKPIGVLIMEDEEGQDSKIIAVPNEKVDYDYSKYTEIDQLDVRILDKIKHFFEHYKELEKGKFVKVTGWENSKKAEKIILEGIERFSQKE; from the coding sequence ATGAATAATATTGATCAAATTGGTTCTGGAAAAAATCCCCCTACTAATATTAATGTTGTAATTGAAATTCCTCAAAATAGTAATATAAAATACGAGGTAGATTCTGAATCAGGAATTCTTTTTGTAGATAGAAAACTGCATACTTCGATGGTTTATCCCTTTAATTATGGATTTATTCCCAAAACTAAAGAGGAAGATGGAGACCCAATAGATATATTAGTAATGAGTAACGATGCGTTTTCTCCTTTGTCAGTTGTGAGATCTAAACCTATTGGTGTATTGATCATGGAAGATGAAGAAGGACAAGACTCTAAAATTATCGCTGTTCCAAATGAAAAAGTAGACTATGACTACTCAAAATACACTGAAATAGACCAATTGGATGTCAGAATACTTGACAAAATTAAACACTTCTTTGAACACTATAAAGAACTTGAAAAAGGAAAATTTGTCAAGGTGACTGGATGGGAAAATAGCAAAAAAGCTGAAAAAATAATATTAGAAGGGATTGAACGGTTTAGTCAAAAAGAATGA
- a CDS encoding NAD(+)/NADH kinase, which produces MNKRIRFVAFFTKRNNEESQKVSNFLKDKMVQNGIDFIEFKKEKIDNPNININTQIDLAIAIGGDGTTIKAFRTLPSNIPVLCINAGGTRGILSEVSKDFVNSITESLLNGEYIIDKRMRIIAQIGNDLTVPVLNDFVLMRSELDKTPSFNLYVNESYLCQKMDGLIISTPTGSTGHSLSNNGPILQEHLECVLVTPIGSVNRMPSFVSPLNVIKVSANHETQLIMDGQVTQVVPKNNLISIVRYDDDALFVRFKRNDIRQLTKLGFA; this is translated from the coding sequence TTGAATAAGAGAATTCGATTCGTTGCCTTCTTTACCAAGCGAAATAATGAGGAATCTCAAAAGGTTTCAAATTTCCTCAAAGACAAAATGGTTCAAAATGGCATTGATTTTATAGAATTCAAGAAAGAAAAAATAGATAATCCGAACATCAACATAAATACCCAAATTGATCTCGCCATCGCTATAGGTGGAGATGGCACTACTATTAAGGCATTTAGAACGTTACCATCCAATATTCCTGTTCTCTGTATTAATGCTGGAGGTACTCGCGGAATTTTGTCAGAAGTCTCTAAAGATTTTGTAAACTCTATAACAGAATCATTACTCAACGGGGAATATATCATAGACAAACGAATGAGAATTATTGCTCAGATTGGAAATGATTTGACTGTCCCAGTGCTGAATGATTTTGTTTTGATGCGATCCGAACTAGATAAAACCCCAAGTTTTAACCTGTATGTAAATGAGAGCTATCTGTGTCAAAAAATGGATGGTTTGATAATCTCTACACCAACGGGGTCCACCGGGCACTCTTTATCCAATAATGGCCCAATATTACAAGAACATTTAGAGTGCGTATTAGTAACCCCAATTGGATCAGTAAACAGAATGCCTTCTTTTGTGTCACCTTTAAATGTAATAAAGGTCAGCGCAAACCATGAAACTCAACTAATTATGGATGGTCAAGTTACTCAAGTAGTTCCTAAAAATAACCTCATATCAATTGTAAGATATGATGATGATGCCCTTTTTGTCAGATTTAAAAGGAATGACATAAGGCAGCTGACTAAACTTGGATTCGCGTAA
- the ileS gene encoding isoleucine--tRNA ligase, with protein MNLGSKLDLKEIENQIRGYYNDPSIDIKIKNFADNQNNFSSTIGYIEGPPTMNGEPHLGHIRGRIIKDLWYRKSFLQKKKMIFRAGWDSQGLPVELQAEKILGLTGNKSENLRKVGIEKIVETCKKIIYEYNKKWLEVDHLIGMSFDYQNAYWTYKDSYIEREWKYIEKALLEGILKEWFRVVAYCPSCQTSLSNAEINQSYEQVEDPSFYYKVKLADSDIYLVVWTTMPFTLVTDELVGINPDATYLTIQVKQDDSTEKWIVSENRLETLMKELRIEDYAIIDTFEGKKLEGQFYLHPLLGNIPGLSKLAINKQIHFVVAEDFVDFTTGSGIVHLSPANGEEDFDIATRRGLPIFVPIDDKVNFTEDAGKYQNKFVRDVDTEIVEDMKAINSVVKISKVMHKYPTCWRSHHKIVWLARKEYFYMIEKLENKPFEAASNVKYFYEQPKNRFLEIIKEKVPWCISRERVWGTPLPIWKCKNCSDIEGLFSRKEIIQRASKLPHGENFELHRPWIDELKINCNKCNEEMVREPFVLDTWHNSGSAPYSSLTDKEFEYLIPAYFLTEGIDQTRGWAYTLLMLNVILKDASQSPFNSFLFTGHVLDEKGNKMSKSLGNVVDAFTLLKDNPVDLIRFYFMWKSSPIEPLNFDTKEMTSRPHQVLSTLYYLHVYYRQNADYDMFDYIDSNKRPEMGIARDLLKSQDVWILTKLEKLVTRVTSLLDECRFHEACHEIEDFVINSLSQTYVPLIRYDLWSDDLENRERRFTVYKILSRCLFALNLTLHPICPFITEFLYQSNFKQVDSILLDRSLDVDFLKKVSDEKVEFAFDKIKEISSISFSLRNKLKLKRRWPLESIHIFSDNVDFLEMDGMLGLLRDQLNIENIIVNKVRWTNNAAKLIDMIKSNAPIIPNLTVNRRTVAKEVKGDIRLVMEKFDQLDKVFVLEQLQESGSLKLEYSDGKSIKLTLDDINIDFDTTSGYSAAHRDNIILFLNTHRNDDLTVKGMVKDLARNIQQLRKELGYSPTKILDTAYISNLSKEEVTRIQKYEDDLRNLVRVNKLVFTEMIHNSSFEPKQIDIDGKEISIYIH; from the coding sequence ATGAATTTGGGAAGCAAATTAGACTTAAAAGAGATTGAGAATCAAATCAGAGGTTATTATAATGATCCCTCTATTGATATCAAAATCAAGAATTTTGCAGATAATCAAAATAACTTTTCATCCACAATTGGCTATATCGAAGGACCTCCAACTATGAACGGTGAACCACACTTGGGACACATTAGGGGAAGAATCATCAAAGATCTGTGGTATAGAAAATCTTTCTTGCAGAAAAAGAAAATGATTTTTCGTGCGGGTTGGGATTCGCAAGGATTGCCTGTGGAACTCCAGGCTGAAAAAATATTGGGTTTGACAGGGAACAAGTCCGAAAACCTAAGAAAAGTGGGAATAGAAAAAATTGTTGAAACATGCAAAAAAATAATTTATGAATATAACAAGAAATGGTTAGAAGTAGACCATCTCATTGGAATGTCTTTTGACTACCAAAACGCCTACTGGACTTACAAGGATTCCTATATAGAAAGAGAATGGAAGTATATTGAGAAGGCTTTGCTAGAGGGGATTCTAAAGGAATGGTTCAGAGTGGTAGCGTATTGTCCCTCATGTCAAACTTCACTTAGTAATGCGGAGATTAACCAAAGTTATGAGCAAGTTGAAGATCCTTCTTTTTATTATAAGGTAAAGCTTGCCGATAGCGATATCTATCTGGTTGTATGGACTACAATGCCTTTTACTCTAGTAACTGACGAGTTAGTGGGAATTAATCCCGACGCCACATATCTGACAATTCAAGTAAAACAAGATGACAGCACCGAAAAATGGATAGTGTCAGAGAATAGACTTGAAACGCTTATGAAGGAATTAAGAATAGAAGATTATGCAATCATAGATACCTTTGAAGGTAAAAAATTAGAGGGACAATTCTATTTACATCCGTTGTTAGGTAACATACCTGGATTGAGTAAACTTGCAATTAACAAACAAATTCATTTCGTCGTTGCCGAAGATTTTGTTGATTTTACTACAGGAAGTGGAATTGTACATTTGTCCCCCGCTAATGGAGAAGAGGATTTTGATATTGCAACAAGAAGAGGGTTACCTATTTTTGTACCAATAGACGATAAAGTAAACTTTACTGAAGATGCAGGTAAATACCAAAATAAATTTGTAAGAGATGTCGATACTGAAATTGTCGAGGATATGAAAGCAATCAATTCCGTAGTCAAAATTAGCAAGGTCATGCATAAGTATCCAACATGTTGGAGATCTCATCACAAGATCGTTTGGTTAGCTCGAAAAGAATATTTTTACATGATTGAAAAACTGGAGAATAAACCATTTGAGGCAGCTTCAAATGTAAAATACTTTTATGAGCAACCAAAGAATAGATTCCTCGAAATTATCAAGGAAAAGGTACCTTGGTGCATCTCAAGAGAGAGAGTGTGGGGTACACCGTTACCAATATGGAAATGCAAAAATTGCTCCGATATAGAAGGCTTGTTTTCTAGGAAAGAAATCATTCAAAGAGCTTCCAAGTTACCTCATGGTGAAAATTTTGAATTGCACCGACCATGGATCGATGAATTAAAAATCAACTGCAATAAATGTAATGAAGAAATGGTCAGAGAACCATTCGTACTGGATACTTGGCATAACAGTGGGAGTGCACCGTATTCCTCATTAACAGATAAAGAGTTTGAATACTTGATTCCTGCATATTTTCTAACAGAGGGGATTGACCAGACCAGAGGATGGGCCTATACTTTACTAATGCTAAATGTAATTCTAAAAGACGCATCACAATCTCCCTTTAATTCATTTCTTTTTACTGGTCACGTACTTGACGAAAAAGGCAATAAGATGAGCAAGAGTTTGGGAAATGTAGTTGATGCCTTCACTCTTTTGAAGGATAACCCTGTGGACCTCATACGTTTTTACTTTATGTGGAAGTCGTCGCCAATAGAGCCTCTAAATTTTGATACTAAAGAAATGACTTCTAGGCCACATCAGGTCTTAAGTACATTGTATTACCTTCATGTCTATTATAGGCAAAATGCTGACTATGATATGTTCGATTACATTGATTCCAACAAAAGACCAGAAATGGGGATAGCCAGAGATTTATTGAAAAGTCAAGATGTTTGGATCCTTACAAAGCTTGAAAAATTAGTTACTAGAGTAACAAGTCTATTGGATGAATGCAGATTTCATGAAGCTTGTCATGAAATTGAGGATTTCGTTATCAATTCTTTAAGCCAAACTTACGTACCTCTTATAAGGTACGATTTATGGAGTGATGACTTGGAAAATAGGGAACGTAGGTTTACGGTATATAAGATTTTGTCGCGTTGTCTATTCGCATTAAATCTTACATTGCATCCAATTTGTCCTTTCATCACAGAATTCCTATATCAATCTAATTTTAAACAAGTTGATTCAATTTTGCTAGATAGATCACTAGATGTTGATTTTTTGAAAAAAGTTTCCGATGAGAAAGTTGAATTTGCATTTGATAAGATTAAGGAAATATCATCCATTTCTTTTTCTCTAAGAAATAAACTCAAACTAAAGAGAAGATGGCCATTAGAATCAATTCATATATTCAGCGATAATGTCGACTTTCTAGAAATGGATGGAATGCTTGGGTTGCTGAGAGATCAACTGAACATCGAGAATATTATAGTTAATAAGGTTAGATGGACAAACAATGCAGCAAAATTGATAGATATGATAAAAAGCAATGCTCCGATAATCCCAAATTTGACTGTTAATAGAAGGACTGTAGCTAAGGAGGTCAAAGGTGATATTAGGCTTGTGATGGAAAAATTTGATCAGCTAGATAAAGTATTCGTATTAGAACAACTTCAAGAATCAGGTTCACTTAAACTTGAATATTCTGACGGCAAGTCAATAAAATTAACTTTGGATGACATAAATATTGATTTTGATACTACTAGTGGATATTCAGCCGCACATAGAGACAACATAATCCTTTTTTTGAATACACATCGCAACGATGATCTTACGGTTAAGGGAATGGTCAAAGATTTGGCTCGCAATATTCAGCAATTGAGAAAAGAATTAGGATACTCACCAACTAAAATCCTTGACACCGCATACATTTCCAATTTAAGTAAGGAAGAAGTTACTAGGATACAAAAATACGAAGACGATTTAAGAAATTTAGTACGGGTTAACAAGTTAGTATTTACTGAGATGATTCATAACAGTAGTTTTGAACCTAAACAAATAGACATTGATGGAAAAGAAATATCTATCTACATTCACTAA
- the tuf gene encoding translation elongation factor EF-1 subunit alpha, translating to MSASKKPHMNLVVTGHVDNGKSTTVGHLMVDLGVIDQRTIDSFAKESEATGKGDTFKYAWVLDSIKDERERGITIDLAFQKFETPKFFYTLIDAPGHRDFIKNMITGASEADASILVVSVKPGETEAATEPGGQAREHAFLSRTLGVGQIVVALNKMDDVGFTEARYNEVKEIVEKMLKMVGYNTAKVSFIPVSAWKGDNLVKKSENMSWYKGQTLAEALDSFTPPEKPINKPLRIPVQDVYTITGVGTVPVGRVETGKMKTNEKVIVMPSGVPGEIKSIETHHTQMDYAEAGDNIGFNLRGVDKKAIHRGDIIGNIDSPPSVAKEFEAQIIVIHHPTAMAPGYTPVLHAHTAQVAATISEFVAKIDPKTGGIVEEKPKFLKTGDAAIVKIRPVRPLAIETFKEFPEIGRFALRDMGTTIAAGIVKTITEKYDPNKK from the coding sequence ATGAGCGCAAGTAAAAAACCACATATGAATTTGGTGGTTACAGGACATGTAGATAATGGTAAATCAACTACCGTTGGTCATTTAATGGTAGATTTAGGTGTCATTGATCAAAGAACCATAGATTCGTTTGCTAAGGAATCCGAAGCAACTGGGAAAGGTGATACTTTCAAGTATGCTTGGGTATTAGACAGCATCAAGGATGAAAGAGAAAGAGGTATTACAATAGATCTAGCATTTCAAAAATTTGAAACCCCTAAATTCTTTTATACCTTGATTGATGCCCCTGGACATAGAGATTTTATTAAGAACATGATCACTGGAGCTTCTGAAGCAGATGCATCAATTTTGGTAGTTTCAGTCAAACCAGGTGAAACGGAAGCCGCAACTGAGCCAGGAGGACAAGCAAGAGAACACGCCTTTTTGTCTAGAACACTTGGTGTAGGACAAATTGTGGTTGCTTTAAATAAAATGGATGATGTCGGGTTTACAGAGGCAAGATACAACGAAGTAAAAGAAATAGTTGAGAAGATGCTAAAAATGGTTGGGTATAACACGGCAAAAGTCAGCTTTATACCAGTTTCAGCATGGAAGGGTGACAATTTAGTTAAAAAATCTGAAAATATGTCTTGGTACAAGGGACAAACATTGGCTGAAGCACTGGATTCCTTTACGCCACCAGAAAAACCAATTAACAAGCCTTTGAGGATACCGGTTCAAGATGTATATACCATCACTGGTGTGGGAACCGTTCCGGTTGGTAGAGTTGAAACTGGCAAAATGAAGACGAACGAAAAAGTCATTGTCATGCCCTCCGGAGTCCCTGGTGAAATTAAATCGATTGAAACTCATCATACCCAGATGGATTATGCCGAAGCTGGTGACAATATTGGATTTAACCTCAGAGGTGTGGACAAAAAAGCTATTCATAGAGGTGACATAATAGGCAATATCGATAGTCCACCAAGCGTTGCAAAAGAATTTGAAGCTCAGATAATTGTAATACACCATCCAACTGCTATGGCTCCAGGCTATACTCCAGTTCTTCATGCCCACACGGCACAAGTGGCAGCCACTATCTCAGAGTTCGTAGCAAAGATTGATCCTAAAACAGGTGGGATAGTTGAGGAGAAACCAAAATTCTTAAAAACAGGAGATGCAGCAATAGTGAAAATCAGACCTGTAAGACCACTCGCTATTGAAACTTTTAAAGAATTTCCAGAAATTGGAAGGTTCGCTCTTAGGGATATGGGAACCACGATAGCTGCTGGAATCGTAAAAACTATTACAGAAAAATACGATCCAAATAAGAAATAA
- a CDS encoding adenosylhomocysteinase, with the protein MKSKIGLGKEEYLWAKNRMPILTNLVRKYSKNRILGDFNLGMCLHITKETAVLVMGLAEVGARISLCAANPLSSKENVSEFLRYHNSNVDIFVNRQDDIDSFYNNMDKVLDTNPQIVTDDGAELHKKAVYRDQSFVGGTEETTSGVNRLRRLSNEGLLSYPVIAVNESLMKQLLDNGHGTGQSTLEGIINTTGIIVASKRIVVCGYGWVGKGVARCARGLGAKVTITEVEPLKAMEAFFDGYEVDELEKLLSINDIFITCTGQINIIGREHFSKLKDGAILCNAGHFDVEIDVRYLDRIYPRHYEPKPNVTCYTVNDALGKSKRIYVMTKGRVVNLIGAEGNSPEVMDISFSNQFLAIVYLSKMSSKLANRVYKPPRKLDNKLARLALSRYKIRIDKLSQEQKDYFKK; encoded by the coding sequence TTGAAATCAAAAATCGGTTTAGGCAAAGAAGAGTATTTGTGGGCAAAGAACAGAATGCCCATCTTAACTAACTTGGTGAGGAAATATTCAAAGAATAGAATACTAGGTGATTTCAATCTAGGAATGTGTTTACATATCACTAAAGAAACTGCGGTCCTGGTAATGGGTCTTGCAGAAGTAGGTGCCAGAATTTCTTTATGTGCCGCTAATCCACTGTCTAGCAAAGAAAACGTATCAGAATTTCTACGATATCATAATTCGAATGTTGATATATTTGTAAACAGGCAAGACGACATTGATTCATTCTACAACAACATGGATAAGGTATTAGACACAAATCCCCAAATAGTAACAGATGATGGAGCAGAGTTGCACAAGAAAGCAGTTTACAGGGACCAAAGTTTTGTAGGAGGCACTGAGGAAACTACATCCGGAGTTAACAGGCTAAGAAGGCTTAGTAACGAAGGTTTGTTATCATATCCGGTTATCGCAGTTAATGAATCCCTAATGAAGCAATTACTTGATAATGGGCATGGAACCGGGCAAAGTACGCTGGAGGGAATTATCAACACTACGGGAATAATTGTAGCAAGTAAGAGAATAGTGGTTTGTGGGTATGGTTGGGTTGGCAAAGGGGTTGCTAGATGTGCAAGAGGCTTGGGAGCAAAAGTAACGATCACAGAGGTAGAACCTCTAAAAGCGATGGAGGCTTTTTTTGATGGATATGAGGTTGATGAATTAGAGAAGTTACTATCAATTAATGATATTTTTATAACCTGCACTGGTCAAATCAACATCATAGGCAGAGAACATTTTAGCAAGCTCAAAGATGGAGCAATTTTATGTAATGCGGGACATTTTGATGTTGAAATTGACGTCAGATATTTGGATAGAATTTATCCCCGCCATTATGAGCCTAAGCCAAATGTTACCTGTTATACTGTTAACGACGCTCTAGGAAAAAGTAAGCGAATCTACGTAATGACCAAGGGGAGAGTAGTCAATTTGATTGGAGCTGAAGGGAATTCTCCTGAGGTAATGGATATATCCTTTTCTAATCAGTTTTTAGCTATTGTATATTTATCTAAAATGTCTAGCAAATTAGCCAATAGAGTTTACAAGCCACCAAGGAAATTAGATAACAAACTAGCACGTTTGGCTTTATCAAGATATAAAATACGAATCGACAAATTATCACAAGAACAGAAGGATTATTTTAAAAAATAA
- a CDS encoding TrmB family transcriptional regulator, with product MSNENLINNEILGGLEELGLSKYEASAYLGLLGKGMISATELAFCSDLPRTKIYFILKKLEKKKLVFINNQKPLTFRALSPKESFNKLLEKYEKKVKDLTDIINSLQRINDEGLEKKGLEERRYLILNQVYTDKKITDLIKSSRETINISLNSWGNILLKSVKDEILRAVIRGVKVKILFDHISNADSIILPNAVDKKRAKISSNMFIFDNDIVILINNDGTKSAYFDSHEIFKTVLSTHFDEVWNLENSNRINIKNTKFESINISR from the coding sequence ATGTCGAATGAGAATCTGATTAACAATGAGATATTGGGTGGATTGGAGGAATTAGGACTATCAAAATATGAGGCATCAGCCTATTTAGGCTTGTTGGGGAAGGGTATGATTTCAGCTACTGAGTTAGCTTTTTGTTCAGATCTACCCAGGACAAAAATTTATTTCATACTAAAAAAATTAGAGAAAAAGAAATTAGTATTTATCAATAATCAAAAGCCATTGACTTTTCGAGCACTATCTCCAAAGGAATCATTTAATAAATTGTTAGAGAAATATGAGAAGAAAGTTAAGGATCTTACGGATATAATAAATTCTTTACAGCGAATCAACGATGAAGGATTAGAGAAAAAGGGTCTTGAGGAGCGTAGATACCTAATTTTGAATCAGGTTTATACTGATAAAAAAATTACAGATCTAATAAAATCGTCAAGGGAGACTATCAACATCTCACTAAATTCGTGGGGAAATATTCTCCTTAAATCGGTTAAAGACGAGATATTAAGGGCAGTGATTAGAGGAGTGAAGGTCAAGATATTATTTGATCATATTTCCAATGCGGACTCCATTATCCTACCAAATGCAGTTGATAAAAAAAGGGCTAAGATTAGTTCAAACATGTTTATATTTGACAATGACATCGTCATATTGATAAATAATGATGGCACCAAATCAGCGTATTTTGATTCACATGAAATATTTAAAACAGTCTTGAGCACTCATTTTGATGAGGTATGGAATCTAGAAAATAGCAATAGAATTAACATAAAGAATACAAAATTTGAGTCAATTAATATTAGTCGCTGA